Below is a genomic region from Thermoplasmatales archaeon.
ATTTCTCTTTACAGGTTTCCCGCATCTTACAGGGATTAACCATATTTTGTTCTAAATCATTTTCAATATCATCAGAAATATAAACAGATACTGAATTCAAAATATCCTTTTTTAAGTTGCTTAGCATTAAATCAAGGTATTCTTGATTAGATTTTTCCATCAAACGCTTGATATCCTGATGTATAGCTTCTAATTTCATTCGGGCATCATAGAATTCAGGATTATCCATTTTATTTAGATTTTCCATAAATTATTTTATTGATTTAGA
It encodes:
- a CDS encoding ArsR family transcriptional regulator yields the protein MENLNKMDNPEFYDARMKLEAIHQDIKRLMEKSNQEYLDLMLSNLKKDILNSVSVYISDDIENDLEQNMVNPCKMRETCKEK